The Opitutus sp. DNA window CCAGAAAAGTTTAGCCACGAGTGGAACGCTCCGCTCCCGCAACAGCACCAGTTGCTGCGCCTGCCAGTCTGCGTGGGTGACAAAGCCCTGCTCCGCCGCCTTCGGTTCAATCCAGGCGATTAAGACCAGATCCACTCGCGTCGGCTTCACCGAACGCAGCGACCGATCGAGCGAATACTGCGTGCAGCAGGCGTAGGTTTTTTGCAGGCCTTCACGAATGGCGAGCAAGGCCGATTCAGCGCTGATCGAGATGCGAAAAATCCGCTCCGACGCGCCCTCCTCGGCGTCTTTTAACCAGCCATTGCGGCGGATGATCGCCTCGGAGTCTTCGGCGTAGCGCCCCACCTGAGTGAGCGATTTGCCTGCCGCATGATCGTGACGATCAATCTTCGTGGTGAGCGTTCGGTGGGTAAACGCCCGCACCAACGCATAGGAATCGGGGTTGTCGGGCGATTCCTCAAGCAGCGCCGGAAGACTTGCCCCGTCGAGCCGCTTGCCGCGCCAGACCAAGTTTTTGGCCCCCAGGGTCAGCAGCGCGATACTCGTCACCACCTCGCGTTGCAGCGCTTTCGGCAAGGCAATCAACGGCTCCGCTTCGGCCAACTGGCGCAACTCGCGCAGTTGCGCAGCGTAGCCATTTTTATCCGGGGCGTTTCGAATGAAATGAGCCAGCGCTCCGGGTGTATCGGTATCGAAAATATTGATAACCGCCTCGGCCCAATTCGCCTCCGACTGAAAGGCCTTTGCGACGTCAGGAATGGAATAGCGCCGGCCGCACCAAAGGAATTTGGTTTCGGTGCGCTTAGTGGCGTAGCTTTCCTTCACCGGTAACTGCCTTGCCCAACTGTCCATGGCTTCCATGCCCCAGCGAACTTCAGAAGCGCTTGAAAGCAGGCCACGCAACAGCTGGTTCATGCGCTCATTTAACGGCGGCATCGCCTCCACGGCGCCGGCAGACAGCCCACCTTTGGTTTGTTCGAGCAGCAAGGTCTCCGCGCGCGCGATACGCTCGGCCGGAGTTTCCGTGGCACTGGCGCCAGGAAGGTCGTCGATCACGGGATGGCCGAGGATTAACTCCTGCACCACACGACCTAGCGACCACCAGTCCCAAGCGCACAGCGAAGGCCCTGGATCATGGGCGTCCAGCAACACGGCCTCAGGTGGCGCGTAAAACGGATCGCTGATCACCTCAATCGGCAGGGTTTTCTCGAAAGCGGTGACCCCTTCCAAGCCGCCGAGGGTGCAATGTAATTTACCCTGGGGCTCGCTGATAAAAATGGCACCGGGGCAGATTCCCAGGTGAACCAACCCACTGGCCTGTAACACGCCGATCGCCTCGGTTAACTGCCGAACGAGCGCCTCCACCACGGCGTCTTCAAGCGCGGGCCGTTCCCGCCGCCAGACATCCAGCGCCACACCGTCGGTTTCGCCGCAAACCTCAACTCGGTACGCGCCGACCACAAAGGCCTCTTTGGCGCGCTGCAGGTGGCTCAAATCGATATTTTGCAGCTGTTTCCAAAACGCTGAACGCGGCGAATTCTTCACCTCAGGCGTAAAGCACAGCACCAACTCCTCAGCCGAGTCGGTTCGGGTCGCGCTGAAACGCTTAGCACCGCCCTTGTCTGGCAGTGCATCGATGATCGTGTAAAGGTTACGCCAGAGCGTCTTGGGAACGGGCAAACCGCCTGCTGCGACGGGTTCAGCCACCGACGCCCCCTCCGGGCTGGCCGGATTCACCCGCTCAGTGTTACTCAAATCGGTGGACATAGCTGTCCCTCTTCTAACGGCACAAACCGGGCCGACTTGAGCTATGCCGGGCCTTAAAACGAGCGGCGTTTCGATCATGGTTACAGGCTCCTCGGGGTAACCCAAAATAGGTGACACAAAAACGCGCCGCCCACCGGTAGGACATCGGAGCAAACTGGAAGTCTGCGCTACTTTTCGGAGCGTGGCGTGCCAGCTTTGTCGGTGGCCCCGAGGGGTCTCGCCGGAATCGAAGGGGATTCATTCAGGTTAACCGCTTCACCCGGATCCGCCCGCAAGTCGAAGCTCAGCCACGGCGACCCGTCGGCGTTAAAAATCTCCTTTCGCTTGGCCGAACGCCAGCCGGTCCAGGCCCGGTCGCATTGCAGCGGCAACGCGACCACGCTCGGCATGGAAATCTCGGCCCGCTCGCGTCCGCAAACCCACGCCTGCCCCCGCGCCCATGCGAGGGTCATCGCCGGCAAATCGATTAACGACACTGGTTCGTCGGAACGCCGCCCACCTACCGCACCACGCACCAACAGCGGCACGCGCACACTTTCCTCGTGCGGCCAGCCTTTGCGGAAAAGCCCGTGCGCGCCGTGCATGTCGCCGTGCACCGAAGTGAACACCACGATCACCTCCTCCGGCACCACTGCCAGCAATCGCCCAATAGCCCGGTCAGTCGCCTCGATATGCGCGTAATAGCCGGCCAGTTCACGGCTGGCTTTCGCGGCGACTTCACCGCCACGCGGCACGTTGGCCGGTAACGTCACGGGACGGGGCGCCACCCCCGCAGCCGGCGCATCGTAGGGCGGATGCGGCGCCTCCAAACTGACCACCGCAAACCAAGGGCTGACCCCCTCAGCGCGTTGCTTGGAAGCGCACGAAATCCACTCGGCCGCACGCGAACACACCACGTCGCTTTGGTAACCAAAAAACGGCGTCGGCTCAGCCAGCCGCGTGCCGTGCAACCATGGGTCATTGAGCAAAAACCCGCTCTCAAAACCCTCCCAAAAAGCGAAGCCGCCACGCGCCTCCGCAGGCACGACCGCCCGCGCATGAGCCTCGCCCACCAACGGAGCTGCGGGATCACGCGCGTGGAGATGCCACTTGCCGAAAAACGCCGTGTGGTAGCCGATTTCGTTTAACTCATGGGCGATCGTTCGTGCCCCGAGTGGCAGCGGATCGTAATAATTGCGCACGCCATTTTCTGGCGACCGAACACCCGTCAGTAAGGCGGCACGGGAAAAAGGCCCGAACGGGTGCGGCGTAACGGCCTGCAGATAGTTAATACTGCGCGCCGCCAAGGCATCGAGGTCAGGAGTGCGGGCGTTAGGATCTCCCGCGTAACCACACGCCTGCGCCCGCCACTGGGTGGTGACGATCCAAAGGATTGAAGGGGCGGAGGCGACTGCCATGCCCCCACGATAAACCCGCCGCTCGGTCCGCGCGCAAACCTTACCCGCCACCCGCTGTCGCCCTCTCGACGCCTCGCGGAGGGACGACCTCCGTGTCGTCGGTGCTCGGCTCCGAAAAGTAGCGCAGACTTCCAGTCTGCTCCATTCCACCTTCAAGGCAGACTGGTAGTCTGCGCTACTTTTACCGAACCAGCCCACACGGAGGTGGGCCCTCCCTCGAATCCGTACCCCGTCGGGACGGCCGCATCGTGGGTTAACAACGGACTAAAACTCCACCTTGCCCGTGTTCAGTTTGCCATGAAGCAGCCGCGTGGCCCGCTCCAGCACCAAGGGCAACGTCGCTTCCATGACTTCGGGCTCAATGCCTTGCTCGCTCAGCAGCGCCGAATCCACGCTGTATAAAAACGCGTCCTCGCCCTGGCCGACCCCCAGCGCCGCCGCCAGGTGATCCGCCGCATGGATATGCCCCGCCAGAGCGCGGAACTCGGCCGGAATCGCCACTGTGGGAGGGTTGTTGGCCGCCACCACCACGCAGGCCACCGGGAAGCGCCATTCCGCCAGCAAACGCGCGCTCACCGCCGCATGATTAAAGCCCAACTCGGCGGTTTCCGCCTCCAACCACGTGACGCCCTCGGTGCAACGCGCCCGCACCCCGGCAAAGGAGTCCGCGCAACTGAAGGCGACCGCCAGTTTGCCGATTTCGTGCACCAGTCCGCAGGTGTAGGCCAGCGCCGGATCGACCCGACCGGTGCGCTGGGCGAGCGCCTCGGCCGCCAACGCCTTAATTAAAGACGCGCGGCAAAAATCCCCCGCTTCCCAGCGGTAACCGACGACCTCAATCGCCATCCAGCGCGAAGCCATCGACAAGGCGGCCAGCCGGTAAAGTTCCTTCGCGCCCAAGCGCATGACCGCCTGACCCACGGTGTCGGCGACCGTTTCGCCGCCGAAAAAAACCGAGTTGGCCATGCGCACCGTGGCGCTCGCCAGCACCGGATCCATCTGGATCAACTTGGCCAAATCCTCGATGTCGGCGTGCGGTTGTTCCAGCAGCGTGATCAAACGCGGCAGCAGCGCAGGTGAACAGGGCAGTGAGAGCGCTTTCGCGCAAACCTCATCAAGGGTGGGCATGGCGTTAAAATGACAGGTGCTACGGGTGGCGTTAGGCGGCGCAAAGCGAGGCCGGATCAAGGATGAGCGCGATGGTGCCGTCGCCGAGAATAGCGCCGCCGGCCACTCCGGGGCGGTCTTGCAGGAAGGCGCCCAGATTCTTGATCACGACCTCCTGCTTGTTGAGCAACTCGTCGACGAGCAGCGCGTACACTTTGCTGCCCACCTCGATCATGACCACGATACCCTTGGTCGGATCCTCCTCGGCGCCCTCGATTTCAAAGCGGCGGTGCAAGCGGTGCAGCGGCAGGATTTTCCCGCGATGATCAATCACTTCGCCCCGGCCCTGGATAGTGGTGAGCATCTCTTTCGTCGGCTTGAGCGCCACCTGCACCGTGATCGTCGGCAGAATAAAGCGGTCCTCGCCCACGCGAACCAGCAAGCCGTCGATGATCGCCGTGGTCAGCGGTAAACGGATACGGAAAGTCGTCCCCTGCCCCTCCACGGTCTCGATCTGGATCTGGCCGCGCAGGCGCTCGATATTGCGCCGCACCACGTCCATGCCGACACCGCGCCCGGACACGGCGGTGACCTTGGCCGCCGTGGAAAAGCCGGGAAGGAAAATCATGTTCAAAATCACGTCCGTGGGCGGGGTGATGCCCTCGGCGACGAGCCCCTGGCTGCGGGCCTTTTCGAGCACCCGGGTCTTGTTGATGCCACGGCCGTCGTCGATGAGTTCGATCACCAAATTACTGCCCTCGTGATAAGCGGCCAGGCGCAGGCGCCCCTGTTCGTTTTTCCCGGCGGCCTTGCGATCGGCGGGGCCTTCAAGGCCGTGGTCGAGGGAGTTGCGCACCATGTGCACGAGCGGGTCGACGATTTCCTCGGCGACGGTGCGGTCGATTTCGGTTTCGTCGCCGCGGGTCTCAAACAAAACCTGTTTGCCGAAATCGCGCGACAGATCGCGCACCAGCCGCTCCATGCGTTGGAAGGTGGGTTTGATCGGCACCATGCGCAGCGACATCGCGGTGTGTTGCAGCTCCTTGGTGATGCGGCCGAATTGGGCCAGGTTGCGCGCCAGCGACGTACCGCCGGCATCCAGCCCCTTGGCGGATTCCATCAACTGACTTTGCACGATGACCAACTCGCCGACCACATCGACCAGCGAGTCGAGTTTTTCGGTGTTCACGCGCACCGAGGACGAACTGGTGGTGGCCGCAGGCCGGCCGGCCTCGGCTGCGGCGGCAGGCGCAGCGGCAGCGGGGACATCCGGAGAGCTGGAAACTGCGGCGGGCGCGCTGGAGGAATCGGCAGCGGGCGCGGCCTGCGGAGCGGCCTGGACTGGGGCCTGGGCGGCCGAGGGTTTGGAAGCGTCGCCGACAGCGAGGCGGCGCACGGCGGCGATCAGGTGGGCGACGGGCACGGCCTTGTTGGGCAGCTGGCCGCGCTCCAACGCCAGCGTGATCTGGCCCATCATCTCTTGGATGGCGTCACGGCTGTTAAGAATTTCGGTGATAATGGCCGGGGTAAGCTGGAGCTTGTCGGTGCGGGCCAGGTCGAGCAGCGACTCGACCTCGTGGGTGAGCTTGTGCATCGGGGTGAGGTGCAAAAAGCCCGACACGCCCTTGATGGTGTGGAAGGAGCGGAACAGGCCATTGAGCGCATCGCGGTCATTGGGGGCGGCGTCCAGGGCGAGCAGCGCGGCCTCGATTTGATCGAGGTGGTCGAGCCCCTCGGAGTGGAATTCGCCGAGCAGTTCGCGGTTTTCGCCCAGATCGAAAACGAGGATCTGATCCACCTCGACGGCTACGACCGCAACCGGGGCAGCCACGGCGGCAGCAGGAGCGGTGTTACCTCCGGCCAAAGGAGCTGGCGTGTTACCATCGCGCACGGCCACCAATGCAGCCGGCAACCACGCGGCGAGGGCCTTCAGGTGCGTTATCGACGCCTCATCATAGGGCCGGGCCTCGTTGAGCAACGTATCGAGGCAAACGTGCATGCCTTTGACCGGCCCCGCCAGTTCCGGTTGGTCGCCGAGATGCCCGAGCAGGTCGCCGAGTAAACTGTAAGCGGGAATCAGTCCCTCATCGCTCAGCGCGGTGGCGAAAATCGATTCAGCGGCGAAGCGACTGGCGATATCATCGAGGACAGTGAAGGTGGAGGAAAGTAAAGGCATGGGGATAGTGCGGTAAGCGAGGGGAGAAAGTGCGGTCAGGGGTTATTACGGCACGTTCCGCTGCCAACTTGAGTGACGAACAACGAATTATACGGAAAACACACCGTCGCGGCGACGGAATGACCAATGACCAATGGCCAATGACCAACGCCCAATGACCAATCCACCATTTACAAACCCTTCACCAGCCCTCCCTGCACCGCCCACAGACTGCACATTGGTCCTTGGTCCTTGGTCATTGGACCTTGGACATTGGGCATTGGTCATTGGGCATTGGTCATTCTCCGCCGCCTCCCCCCTGCCCACGCCGCTAAATAAAACTTAGGCCGATGAGTAAAGTTTCGCCCGATTGAGCCGATAACACTGCGTGTAGCCCCACCTACGTGCCGGCTGCCCCCAAAAACTAAATTCGTTTTTACTCATGAGCACTCAGCACAGCACCGACACCTCCCGGCTTGCCGGGAAATACCTCACCGTTGTCCTCGACAAAGAAGCCTACGGCATCGCGGTCCTTAAGGTTCGCGAAATCATCCGCCTGCAAAAAATCACGCCCGTGCCGCAAATGCCGGTCTTCGTGAAGGGCGTCATCAACCTGCGTGGCCGCGTCATCCCGGTGATCGATCTGCGCATCAAATTCGGACTTAACGCCGAGCTTGCCGAACGCACCTGCGTGGTGGTGGTGCAGATCGCCCTGGAGGCCGGACGCAACGTGCAAATGGGCCTGGTGGTCGACAGCGTCGAGGAGGTCGTGAACCTCACGGGTGCTGAAATCGAGCCCACCCCCGAATTCGGTGCGCGCATCGACACCTCGTATTTGCTCGGCCTGGCCAAGATCAAAGGCGTCGTGAAGACGCTTCTCGACATCGAGCGCGTGGTCGCCCCCGAGACGATGGAACGCATCGCCCACGCTGCTTAAACAAGCAGCGAAAAAATCAAAGCGGGCCCGGCCACCTTGGCCGACGCCCGCTTTTTTTGTGCCCGGTGGGGCCGATACATTCTTGAGCTCACGCTCAAGGCCAAGCGGAGTTCCGCCCCTGTCAACGCCCGGAACAACGTCCAACATCCAACATTGAACGTTCAACATCCAACCAGCCTGAGCCAACATCCGCCGCACTCCGCGTTGAACGTTGGATGTTCAATGTTGGATGTTGGACGTTCTCCGTCCTCCGACTTCCGCAATCATTCTCGTTCTCCTACTCGTTCTCGATTCCGCAAACACCCTGAGCTCACGCTCAGGGCCACGTTTGGAACTCGCTCAGATCAACTACGCCCAAGCGCCAAGCCCTGCTGCGTATCAGCCCTTCGACCTTACCTTCGCCCTCGCGCCCGCATCGATCACCCCGCGCAGTGCAGTCCCGAAGGCCGTCAAATCGAAGGGTTTTTCCAGGATGTCCGTGTGATCCAACGACCGCAGTTCTTCCTTCACCAGCTCCGTAAGATTTCCCGTCACCACCAGCACCGGTACCTCCGGCGAACGCGCCCGCATTACCTTTAACACGTCGAGTCCGCTCATGCGTGGCATATTGAGATCCAACACCACCACGTCCACCTGCGCATCCACCGCCAAAATATGCTGGATCGCCTCGGTGCCGTCCTGCGCAGGAATCACCCGGTAACCCGCGTCACTGAGCGCCGCCCCGAGCATCTCCTGGATCGGCAGCTCGTCATCGACCAGCAGCACGCGTTCGGTGCCGGCGGGCAATTTCGACCGCGTTAATTCTCCTGGATTGGTTACCGGCAGGTTCGCGCGTACTTTCAGCGGAATGTACACGTGGAAAACCGTGCCGCTGCCCTGAATACTCTCCAGGTCGATCACGCCGTGATGATTAGCCACGATTCCGTAAACTACCGCCAAGCCTAGGCCCGTGCCGCCATGCTCCTGCTTGGTGGTGAAAAACGGCTCGAAGACCCGCGCCTGCACTTCCGGGGCCATGCCCACGCCCGTATCCGAAACGCGGATGTGCGCGTAGTCCTGCGCCGGATCCACCTTGAGGTCGATCAGCGATTGGCCGGCAACGCGGTTGGTGGAAATGGTCAGCTTGCCGCCTTCGGGCATGGCATCGCGCGCGTTCACACACAGGTTCATCAGCACCTGCCGGATCTGGTCGGGATCGGCCGCGAACGACTCGATCGTGTCGTCCAGCTCGTAGCACTGCTCGATGTTGCGCGGGAACGTCTCGGAGAACAGCCCCGCGAGTTCGCGCACCTGGTCGTTGACCTGCACCGCCCGGTAGGCGACGTCGGTCTTGCGGCTGAAGGCCAGGATCTGGCTCACCAGCGATGCGGCGCGCGCGGCGGCCGCGTGCACCGAGCCGAGGTAACGGCCCATGCGCGCATCGCCGGGCGGCAGGATCAGCGCGAGTTCGGTGAACCCACGGATGATCGAGATGATGTTATTAAAATCGTGCGCAATGCCGCCGGCCAGCGTGCCGAGGCTCTCCATTTTCTGTGCCTGGCGCAGCTGGTCCTCCAGGGCCTTCCGCTCGCTGATGTCCTCGCGCATGCACAGCAGGTAGGTGATTTCGTCGAGGTGGTTGCGAATGGGGGAAACCTGCACGAGTTCCCAGGCCTCGGTGCCGTTCTTGCGCTTCGAACACAGCTCGCCCGACCACTTTTTGCCTGAGGCCACCAACGCGCAAAAATGCCGGTACGCCGCCTCGCTCGGGTGGCCGTCGCGCAACAACGGGATTTGCCCCTCGAAAATTTCCTCCAAGGTGAAGCCGGTGACCTCGGTGAATCGCGAGTTCACGTACTGCGGTGTGCCGCCAGGCGTGGTCAACACGATGGACACCGGCGCCTGTTCGACAGCCTGCGCCAGCTTGCGGAAATGCTCCTCGGCGAGGCGGTGCTTGGTGACGTCGCGCCCGATCGAGCGCACCGCGCACACTTCGCCCTCTGCGTCGCGCACGGCGGTTTCTTCCCACGAAATCCAGCGCCAGCCCTGCGCGGTCTGCCAGCGGTGCTCGCGGGCGATGTGGAAGGGCGGTCGTGCCAGCCGAGGCACGGCGCTGGTCCAGTCCTCGAAATCCTCGGGATGGATCAGCGAAACCAGATCATGGCCGACCCAGGCCGGGCCGGGCTGGCCGAACTTGCGCGCGAAGGCCCGATTGACCTCCAGAACGCGATTGGCGCCGGGTTCGAACAGGACGGCCAGCTCCAAGCTGTCGGCCCAAGAAACCAAGGCGGAGGTGGGCACGGGCGACGCGGTTTCAGCGGCCACTTTCAGGGGTGATTGGGATGTATTCATAATCACACCATGCTATTTAACATGCCGGGGAGCCGGACCAGTGCGCGCTCCAGGGTCGCTTGCGCCTGAGCGGATTCACGCGATTCGGACTCAAAAAGTATTTTCCAACCCGCGCAGCGAGCCCAGCTGCCGGAGGGTTGTGCGGGCACGCGCTCGAAACCACTGACGATGCCCACTTCGCGCACCGCCAAATCGGCGACTTGCACGGCAGCCGCATACAAGCGGTGGTCGCCCGCCCCCTGTGGATTGGCGTGAAAGCGCACCGCTTCCACGATCTCGGGTGCGAGCTGGTGGCGCTCCAAGTAATAGGCGCCGATTTCCGCATGGTCCCAGCCGATGGCTTCGCGCTCGGCCGCACAGACGGCCTCGGCATCGGCGTGGTCGCCGGCCGCCACCACCGCAAATTCCTTGGACCAAGCGGTGGCCAGCACCACTTTGCCCACATTGTGCAACAGCCCGACGATATAGTCGGTGTCGTCGTCCACCAACAGATTGGTCGTCGCCAGCACGTCGCGCGTCATGATCGCCGTACCGATGGAATGCTGCCACATTTCACGCCAGGGCAACTGGATAGACGTCGGGCTGAGTTTCGCCATGTCCTCGATTACCGGGGTGGCCATGGACAACTCGCGGATTTGGCGCAGGCCCAAATAAAGCACTGCCTCGTCGATATTGTTCACCTTAGCGCTCAGGCCGAAATACACGCTGTTGACCATACGCAGCAGCCGGGCGGTCAACGACGGGTCGTGGCGGATGAGGGCGGCGATCTCCGCGTTGCCGCTCTTGTCGGATTTCACCAAGCTGGCCAATTTGTTGTTAATGACCTGCAAGGACGCCAGCTTAGGGCAATGTTCGATCCGGCCGCGGATTTCTTCGCGGGTATAAGGACCGACATTTTGGGTGGTTTGGGGGGGTGACGTCATACCAAAAAAGGGACAAGGGGGTAGAGCTGCGCGCTCCCTGACTCATCGACACATTTTGGACAGGGTTTAGTAAAAATTTTTTCGCGAGAAGGAAAACGACTCACATCCTGCAAAAACGAGCTCACGCTCACAGCCCCCTCCGGCTGCCCCGCTCCCCGTGGCCTTGCGCGTAAGCGCAAGGGCTGGAGTTTGGCCCCTGACTAGTCGAACGCAGATCAGCCGAATCCTTGAGCTCACGCTCAAGGCCACATGATTCGCGAACACACTCCTTGTGGCCTTGAGCGTGAGCTCAAGGTCTGGGGTTTGGCCGTTTAACTCGTGCCAAGAACCATACAGGTGCTGCGCATCATGTATGGCGATCTGAGCTGATCACTCCGGAGAGTTTCGCAGACTTCGCAACAGCCACCCTCACGTCAACGAACTCATCGAAACCCATGCCGTTGGTACCTGCGGTACGATTCTACCTTAGCTGGGGGGGGGGCGGATCTCAACTCGTTTTGGGGCCAAACTCCAGGCCTTGCGCGTGAGCGCAAGGGGGCTTTTCACCCTGAGCTCACGCTCAAGGCCACTTTCGGCAATCGAACGCGCTGCGCAGCCCCTGCGTAACCTGAAGCCCAGCCCGCTCCCCCTCACGCCGATAACTCCCTCAAAAAACCGGCGAAATTCAAGCAACCGCCTGCCCCCGATCGGATAACAAATCAGCCCGCCATTTTTACGCTTTTTTCGGGTGCGGCTTCATCGCGCATTCGCCCGCTTTCGGTGTTAATTTTTTTCAAATTTCAATAACCTGTAAATCAACACCTAACAGGA harbors:
- a CDS encoding chemotaxis protein CheA, with amino-acid sequence MPLLSSTFTVLDDIASRFAAESIFATALSDEGLIPAYSLLGDLLGHLGDQPELAGPVKGMHVCLDTLLNEARPYDEASITHLKALAAWLPAALVAVRDGNTPAPLAGGNTAPAAAVAAPVAVVAVEVDQILVFDLGENRELLGEFHSEGLDHLDQIEAALLALDAAPNDRDALNGLFRSFHTIKGVSGFLHLTPMHKLTHEVESLLDLARTDKLQLTPAIITEILNSRDAIQEMMGQITLALERGQLPNKAVPVAHLIAAVRRLAVGDASKPSAAQAPVQAAPQAAPAADSSSAPAAVSSSPDVPAAAAPAAAAEAGRPAATTSSSSVRVNTEKLDSLVDVVGELVIVQSQLMESAKGLDAGGTSLARNLAQFGRITKELQHTAMSLRMVPIKPTFQRMERLVRDLSRDFGKQVLFETRGDETEIDRTVAEEIVDPLVHMVRNSLDHGLEGPADRKAAGKNEQGRLRLAAYHEGSNLVIELIDDGRGINKTRVLEKARSQGLVAEGITPPTDVILNMIFLPGFSTAAKVTAVSGRGVGMDVVRRNIERLRGQIQIETVEGQGTTFRIRLPLTTAIIDGLLVRVGEDRFILPTITVQVALKPTKEMLTTIQGRGEVIDHRGKILPLHRLHRRFEIEGAEEDPTKGIVVMIEVGSKVYALLVDELLNKQEVVIKNLGAFLQDRPGVAGGAILGDGTIALILDPASLCAA
- a CDS encoding serine/threonine protein kinase translates to MSTDLSNTERVNPASPEGASVAEPVAAGGLPVPKTLWRNLYTIIDALPDKGGAKRFSATRTDSAEELVLCFTPEVKNSPRSAFWKQLQNIDLSHLQRAKEAFVVGAYRVEVCGETDGVALDVWRRERPALEDAVVEALVRQLTEAIGVLQASGLVHLGICPGAIFISEPQGKLHCTLGGLEGVTAFEKTLPIEVISDPFYAPPEAVLLDAHDPGPSLCAWDWWSLGRVVQELILGHPVIDDLPGASATETPAERIARAETLLLEQTKGGLSAGAVEAMPPLNERMNQLLRGLLSSASEVRWGMEAMDSWARQLPVKESYATKRTETKFLWCGRRYSIPDVAKAFQSEANWAEAVINIFDTDTPGALAHFIRNAPDKNGYAAQLRELRQLAEAEPLIALPKALQREVVTSIALLTLGAKNLVWRGKRLDGASLPALLEESPDNPDSYALVRAFTHRTLTTKIDRHDHAAGKSLTQVGRYAEDSEAIIRRNGWLKDAEEGASERIFRISISAESALLAIREGLQKTYACCTQYSLDRSLRSVKPTRVDLVLIAWIEPKAAEQGFVTHADWQAQQLVLLRERSVPLVAKLFWANLDRALEAGPVVFGALPAVLAIWGAATAVMAVLFPGPQWLAAALAPAVIALGGRAILARGTSAELRRFIPDSKPWGWADSDVRCKSAMAALAKGVDRAGLERGLDEVDAEIAKLNLLVSQPQPIPRPPRFTGTRVAARSSWALLAAVVLCSGWRGIVEPPSLPNFEISWMPDAGVQKLDSGRDSAETARTGAVNSPQTSLVQSQAGKPAATKQGAGEKASPPTSGVNAAAANNLGSTGAATKGAVATGVAGSTAVTGEAPAAVARPKVAWPFPLTATVKRLAIQQIVAASPEQSAYALKRGRRVLAPYRPETTQLRVVFEVPVGDQIGVMIFDGAQNDLAATTVFILGKKPPQQTWIEIDALKGFVVAE
- a CDS encoding HDOD domain-containing protein, encoding MTSPPQTTQNVGPYTREEIRGRIEHCPKLASLQVINNKLASLVKSDKSGNAEIAALIRHDPSLTARLLRMVNSVYFGLSAKVNNIDEAVLYLGLRQIRELSMATPVIEDMAKLSPTSIQLPWREMWQHSIGTAIMTRDVLATTNLLVDDDTDYIVGLLHNVGKVVLATAWSKEFAVVAAGDHADAEAVCAAEREAIGWDHAEIGAYYLERHQLAPEIVEAVRFHANPQGAGDHRLYAAAVQVADLAVREVGIVSGFERVPAQPSGSWARCAGWKILFESESRESAQAQATLERALVRLPGMLNSMV
- a CDS encoding PAS domain S-box protein, whose product is MNTSQSPLKVAAETASPVPTSALVSWADSLELAVLFEPGANRVLEVNRAFARKFGQPGPAWVGHDLVSLIHPEDFEDWTSAVPRLARPPFHIAREHRWQTAQGWRWISWEETAVRDAEGEVCAVRSIGRDVTKHRLAEEHFRKLAQAVEQAPVSIVLTTPGGTPQYVNSRFTEVTGFTLEEIFEGQIPLLRDGHPSEAAYRHFCALVASGKKWSGELCSKRKNGTEAWELVQVSPIRNHLDEITYLLCMREDISERKALEDQLRQAQKMESLGTLAGGIAHDFNNIISIIRGFTELALILPPGDARMGRYLGSVHAAAARAASLVSQILAFSRKTDVAYRAVQVNDQVRELAGLFSETFPRNIEQCYELDDTIESFAADPDQIRQVLMNLCVNARDAMPEGGKLTISTNRVAGQSLIDLKVDPAQDYAHIRVSDTGVGMAPEVQARVFEPFFTTKQEHGGTGLGLAVVYGIVANHHGVIDLESIQGSGTVFHVYIPLKVRANLPVTNPGELTRSKLPAGTERVLLVDDELPIQEMLGAALSDAGYRVIPAQDGTEAIQHILAVDAQVDVVVLDLNMPRMSGLDVLKVMRARSPEVPVLVVTGNLTELVKEELRSLDHTDILEKPFDLTAFGTALRGVIDAGARAKVRSKG
- a CDS encoding sulfatase-like hydrolase/transferase, which codes for MAVASAPSILWIVTTQWRAQACGYAGDPNARTPDLDALAARSINYLQAVTPHPFGPFSRAALLTGVRSPENGVRNYYDPLPLGARTIAHELNEIGYHTAFFGKWHLHARDPAAPLVGEAHARAVVPAEARGGFAFWEGFESGFLLNDPWLHGTRLAEPTPFFGYQSDVVCSRAAEWISCASKQRAEGVSPWFAVVSLEAPHPPYDAPAAGVAPRPVTLPANVPRGGEVAAKASRELAGYYAHIEATDRAIGRLLAVVPEEVIVVFTSVHGDMHGAHGLFRKGWPHEESVRVPLLVRGAVGGRRSDEPVSLIDLPAMTLAWARGQAWVCGRERAEISMPSVVALPLQCDRAWTGWRSAKRKEIFNADGSPWLSFDLRADPGEAVNLNESPSIPARPLGATDKAGTPRSEK
- a CDS encoding purine-binding chemotaxis protein CheW gives rise to the protein MSTQHSTDTSRLAGKYLTVVLDKEAYGIAVLKVREIIRLQKITPVPQMPVFVKGVINLRGRVIPVIDLRIKFGLNAELAERTCVVVVQIALEAGRNVQMGLVVDSVEEVVNLTGAEIEPTPEFGARIDTSYLLGLAKIKGVVKTLLDIERVVAPETMERIAHAA
- a CDS encoding HDOD domain-containing protein; this encodes MPTLDEVCAKALSLPCSPALLPRLITLLEQPHADIEDLAKLIQMDPVLASATVRMANSVFFGGETVADTVGQAVMRLGAKELYRLAALSMASRWMAIEVVGYRWEAGDFCRASLIKALAAEALAQRTGRVDPALAYTCGLVHEIGKLAVAFSCADSFAGVRARCTEGVTWLEAETAELGFNHAAVSARLLAEWRFPVACVVVAANNPPTVAIPAEFRALAGHIHAADHLAAALGVGQGEDAFLYSVDSALLSEQGIEPEVMEATLPLVLERATRLLHGKLNTGKVEF